One Mycolicibacterium sp. ND9-15 genomic window, GGTGGCGGGGTTTGACGGGGTCAATGTCGAGCCGATGACGGCGCCTATCCGCACCTCCAAGTGGGACCTGGATTTCGATCTTGGCGAGGTGCCCGGCGAGGATCCGGCTGCGCCAATGGCCGCCGGGGTGGTGACCTACGCCACCGATCTGTATGACCGGTCCACGATCGAGCGGTTGGTCAGCTGGTTTGGGCGGGTGATCGAGGCGGTGGTGGCCGACGCCTCGGTGGTGGTCGGCGAGGTCTCGTTGCTGGCCGCCGATGAGCAGGCGTTCCTCGATGAGATCGGCAACCGGGCGGTGTTGACGGAGCCCGCGGGCACACCGGTGTCGATTCCGGTGGTGTTCGGCGCGCAGGTGGCTCGGACACCCGAGGCGGTGGCGGTGACCTTCGAGGGCCTGTCGATGACGTATCGGGAACTCGATGAGGCGTCCAACCGGCTGGCGCACCTGCTGGCCGCTCAGGGTGCCGGACCAGGGCAGTGCGTGGCGCTGCTGGTTACGCGTTCCGCCGAGGCCATTGTGGCGATGTTGGCGGTACTCAAAACCGGGGCGGCCTATCTGCCCATCGATCCGGCGCTGCCGGAGGCCCGGATCGGTTTCATGGTCACCGATGCCGCGGCGACCGCGGCTGTCAGTACCGCTGATTTGGCCGACCGGCTTGACGGCCATGACGTGGTCGTCATCGATATCAACGACCCGCGCATTGACAAGCAACCGAGCAAACCTCTACCGGCTCCAGCCGCCGAGGACATTGCCTACCTCATCTATACGTCTGGGACGACCGGTGTGCCCAAGGGCGTGGCCGTTGCCCACCACACCGTCACCCGACTGCTGCAGTCACTGGACGTCGGGCTGCCTGAACGTTCGGAGCAGGTGTGGACGCAGTGGCATTCGTTGGCCTTCGACGTTTCGGTGTGGGAGATTTTCGGTGCGCTGTTCGTTGGCGGGCGACTGGTGGTGGTGCCCGACTCGGTGGCGCGCTCACCGGAGGACTTCCACGCCTTACTGATTGCCGAGCAGGTCAGCGTGCTGAACCAAACCCCGTCTGCGGTGAGCATGCTCTCGCCGGAGGGTTTGGAGTCGATGGCGTTGGTGGTGGCCGGTGAGGCCTGTCCCGCCGAGGTAGTGGACCGCTGGGCGCCGGGACGAGTGATGATCAACGGCTACGGCCCGACCGAGACCTGGTATGTGTCGATCAGTGCCCCGCTGGCCCCGGGGTCGGGAGATGTGCCGATCGGGGCGCCGGTGCCGGGGTCGGCGTTGTTCGTGCTCGATGGGTGGTTGCGCCCGGTTCCGGCCGGTGTGGTCGGGGAGCTGTATGTGGCCGGCGCCGAGTTGGCCTATGGATATTGGCGCCGGGCAGGATTGACCGCGTCAAGGTTCGTGGCCTGCCCGTTCGGGGGGCCGGGCGCGCGGATGTATCGCACCGGGGATCTGGTGCGCTGGGGCGCCGATGGACAGCTGCGTTATCTGGGGCGTGCCGATGAGCAGGTCAAGATCCGCGGGTATCGCATCGAGCTCGGTGAGATCGAGGCGGTGTTGGCGGCCCATCCCCGGGTGGCGCAGGCGGCCGTCATCGCCCACACGGCCTCGTCCGCGGAGAGTCCCGGCGAAGGGGTCAGCGAGAGGCAACTGGTGGGCTATGTCGTGCTGGATGAGACATCAGCGCCTGAAGAAGGTGCTGAGCTGCGCGCCTTTGTCGCCGACAGGACGCCGCAATTCATGGTGCCGGCGGCGATCATGGTCCTGGACTCGCTGCCGCTGACCGTCAACGGCAAGCTCGATCGACGGGCTTTGCCGGCGCCGGAGTTCAGCAGCGCGGTGGCGTATCGGGCGCCGCGTGACCCACGCGAGCAGGCGTTGGCAGCCTTGTTCGGTGAGGTGCTCGGGATCACCCGGGTCGGTATCGACGACTCGTTCTTCGATTTGGGTGGCCATTCCCTGTCCGCGACCCGGCTGGTGGCCCGGGTGCGTAGGGAACTGGGTGTGGAGGTGCCGATCCGGCAATTCTTCGACGCGCCCACCGTGGCCGGAGTGGCCGAATGGATCGGCGCGCATGCCGGGGAACAGGCGGGGGCAGCACTGACGCCGCGGCCACGGCCCGCGGTGATCCCGTTGTCGTATGCCCAGCAGCGGTTGTGGTTCCTCGACCAGTTGCAGGGGCCATCACCGGTCCACAACCTGGCAATGGGGTTGCGACTGAGCGGGCGGCTGGATTCCGAGGCGTTGGGTGCGGCGCTGGCCGATGTGGTGGTCCGCCATGAAAGTCTGCGAACGTTGTTCGTGGCGGTCGAGGGAACACCCCGGCAGCTGGTGGTGCCGGCCGAACAGGCTGACTTCGGCTGGGATGTCGTGGATGCCATTGGCTGGCCGGCGGACCGGCTGGGTGAGGCTGTGGGCGCGGTTGCGCGTCACAATTTCGATCTGGCTACTGAGATCCCATTGCGCGCTCGGCTTTTCCGTGTTGGTGACGAAGAGCATGTGCTGGTGGTAACGGTTCACCACATCGCCGCCGACGGCTGGTCGCTAAGCGTTTTGGCCGGCGACGTGGGTATGGCGTACAGCGCCCGGTGTGCGCGTCAGGCTCCCGAACGGGCGCCGTTGCCGGTTCAGTATGTCGATTACACGTTGTGGCAGCGCGAGCAGCTGGGTGATCTGGCAGACAGCGACAGCCCGATCGCCGCCCAGCTGGCCTACTGGGAGCAGGCCCTGGCCGGGATGCCCGAGCGCGTGCAGCTGCCCACCGATCGGCCCTACCCACCGGTGGCCGATCAGCGTGGCGCCAGTGTGGCGGTAGATTGGCCGGCCGAGTTGCAGCAGCTGGTTGCTCGGGTGGCCGGTGAGCACAATGCGACCGGTTTCATGGTGGTGCAGGCCGCCCTGGCGGTGCTGCTTTCCAAGATCAGCGCCAGTGCCGATGTGGCCATCGGGTTCCCGATCGCCGGGCGCCGCGACTCCGCACTCGATGAGCTGGTCGGGTTCTTCGTCAACACCCTGGTGCTGCGCGTCGAGCTGGCCGGGGATCCCACCGTCGCTGAGCTGCTCGCCGAGGTGCGGGTACGCAGCCTGGCCGCCTACGAGCATCAGGATGTGCCCTTTGAAGCGCTGGTGGAGCGGCTCAACCCCACCCGATCACTCGCCCATCACCCGCTGGTCCAGGTGTCGTTGGCCTGGCAGAACTTCGCCGGGCCAGACAGCAACCCCGCGGCCGGGCTGAGTTTGGGTGATGTGCAGGTCAGCCCGCTCCCAGTGGACATCCACGCCGCCCGAATGGATTTGACACTTTCCTTGGCCGAGCGCTGGACGGAGGCCGGTGAGCCGGCCGGGATCGGTGGGGCGGTGGAGTTTCGCACCGATGTGTTCGACGCGACCAGCATCGAAACGTTGATCGAGCGGCTGCGGCGGGTGCTGGTTGCGATCAGCGCCGACCCGACCCGGCGGCTCTCATCGGTGGATGTGCTCGATGCCGGTGAGCACGCCCGGTTGGATGGGTGGGCGAACCGGGCGGCGTTGACCGAGCCGGCGAGCACGTCGGTGTCGATTCCGGAGTTGTTCGCTGCGCAGGTGGTGCGCACCCCGGAGGCGGTCGCGATCAGTTTCCAGGGCCGGTCGATGACGTACCGGGAGCTGGATGAGGCGGCGAACCGGTTGGCGCATCTGCTGGCCGGCCAGGGCGCGGGCCCGGGCGAGTGTGTGGCGCTGCTCTTTCCGCGGTCGGCCGAGGCGATCGTGTCGATTCTGGCGGTCTTGAAGACCGGGGCGGCCTATCTGCCGATCGACCCGGTGGTGCCGGCGGCCCGGATCGAGTTCATGCTGGCTGATGCCGCCCCGATCGCTGCGGTCACCACCGCTGATCTTGTCGGGCGGCTTGACGGCCATGACCTGGTGGTCATCGATGTCGAAGACTGCCGCATCGACGACCAGGCGAGCACCTCGTTGCTTATGCCGGCCCCCGATGACATCGCCTACCTCATTTACACCTCGGGGACCACCGGTATGCCTAAGGGCGTCGCGATAACTCACCGCAACGTGACGCAGCGGATTCAGTCAGAGAATCTCCCTGTGCCGCGGGCGGGGGTGGTGCCGTTGTGTCATTCGTTGGCCTTCGATGTGTCGGTGTGGGAGATCTGGCACACGCTAATAAATGGCGGACGGCTAGTGGTGGCGCCTGAGTCGGTGGTGGAGTCCGCGGAGGATTTTCACGCTTTGCTGGTCAGCGAAGAGGTCAACGTGCTGACCCAGACCCCGTCGGGGGTGGCGGTGTTACCGACTGAGGGGTTGGAATCAGTGACCTTGAAGGTGGCTGGTGAGGCGTGCCCGGCCGAGGTGGTGGATCGGTGGGCGCCGGGTCGGGTGATGATCAATGCCTATGGGCCGACCGAGACGACGATGTATGTGGCGGTCAGTGCGCCGTTGGCCGCGGGGTCGGGGGACGTGCCGATCGGTGCGCCGGTGCCGGGGGCGGCGTTGTTTGTGCTGGATCAGTGGTTGCGTCCGGTGCCGGCCGGGGTGGTCGGTGAGTTGTATGCGGCTGGCCGCGGTGTCGGGGTCGGGTATGTGGGCCGGGCCGGGTTGACGGGGTCGCGGTTTGTGGCGTGTCCGTTCGGGGGCGCGGGAGCGTCGGGACAACGGATGTATCGCACCGGGGATTTGGTGTGGTGGGGTGCTGATGGGCAGCTGCGGTATGTGGGGCGTGCTGATGAGCAGGTCAAGATCCGCGGGTATCGCATCGAGTTGGGTGAAATCCAGGCCGCTTTGGCCGGCTTGGACGGGGTGGAGCAGGCTGCGGTGATCGCGCGTGAGGACCGCCCGGGTGATAAGCGTCTGGTGGGTTATGTCACCGAAACGGTCCCCGGCACATTGGATCCGGTCCGGGCGCGTAGCGCGTTGGCTGAGCGGTTGCCGGGTTATATGGTGCCCGCGGTGGTCGTGGTGGTCGAGGCGTTGCCGTTGACCGCTAACGGCAAACTCGACAAGCGTGCGTTGCCGGCACCGGAGTACAGCGGCGGGGAGTACCGGGCGCCGGCCACCGTCGTGGAGGAGATTTTGGCCGGTATCTACGCCCAGGTGTTGGGGCTGGAGCGGGTCGGGGTCGAGGACTCGTTTTTCGATTTGGGTGGGGATTCGCTGTCGGCGATGCGGGTGATCGCTGCGATCAACAGTTCTTTGGATGCCGGGGTTGGGGTGCGCACCCTGTTTGAGGCGCCCACGGTGGCCCGGTTGGCGTCTTGTATCGGTGAGCCGGTGGGTCGGCGTGAGCCGTTGGTGGCGGTGGAGCGGCCGGCGGTGATCCCGTTGTCGTTTGCCCAAAACCGGTTGTGGTTCCTGGATCAGTTGCAGGGGCCCTCGCCGGTGTACAACATTCCGACCGCGCTTCGGATCAGCGGGGCGCTGGATGTTGAGGCGTTGGGTGCGGCGCTGGTTGATGTGGTGGGCCGCCATGAGAGCCTGCGCACCCTGTTCACCGCGACCGGGGGGACACCGCAGCAAGTGGTGGTTCCTGCCGAGCGGGCCGTGCCGGGGTGGGATGTGGTTGATGCGACTGGTTGGTCGGCGGACCGGCTGCATGACGCGATCGGGGCGGTGGCGGGGCACTGTTTTGACTTGGCGACCGAGATTCCGGTGCGGGCGGGGCTTTTCCGCGTGGCCGGTGATGAATACGTCTTGGTGGCCGTGGTGCACCATATCGCCGCCGATGGTTGGTCGATCGCCCCGCTGACCCGTGATCTGGGGGTGGCTTATGCCAGCCGCTGCGCGGGGCGGGCTCCCGTCTGGGCGCCGTTGGCGGTGCAGTATGTGGATTACACGTTGTGGCAGCGTGCGCAGCTGGGCGATTTGGAGGACAGCGACAGTCGCATCGCTGCGCAGCTGGCCTACTGGCAGGATGCGCTGGCCGGGATGCCCGAGCGGTTGCAGTTACCCACTGATCGGCCTTATCCGCCGGTGGCCGATTATCGCGGGGCCAGCGTGGCGGTGGACTGGCCGGCGGAGTTGCAGGCGCGCATTGATGCGGTGGCTCGTAAGCACAATGCGACCAGTTTCATGGTGGCCCAGGCTGCTCTGGCGGTGTTGTTGTCGAAGATCAGCGCCAGTGCCGATGTGGCGGTGGGCTTCCCGATCGCTGGGCGTGGTGATCCGGCGCTGGATGAGCTGGTGGGCTTTTTCGTCAACACGTTGGTGATGAGGGTCGATGTGGCCGGTGATCCCACCGTGGCTGAGGTGGTGGCGCAGGTGCGTGCGCGCAGTCTGGCTGCCTACGAGCACCAGGACGTACCGTTTGAGGTGTTGGTGGATCGGCTCAACCCGACCCGGTCTTTGACTCATCACCCGCTGATCCAGGTGACGTTGGCCTGGCAGAACCTGCCCGTGCAGTCCGATGAGCCCGCCGAAGGGCAGGCGTTGGGCGATGTGCAGATTGCGCCTTTGGCGGTGGACAGCCACGTCGCCCGCATGGACCTGACGTTTTCGTTGGCCGAGCGCTTCACCGAGGCCGGGGAGCGCGCCGGGATCGGTGGGGCGGTGGAATTCCGCACCGATGTGTTCGACGCGGCCAGCATCGAGGCGCTGATCGGGCGGTTGGCGCGGGTGTTGGAGGCGCTGACCGCCGACCCGGCGCGGCGGCTGTCGTCGATCGATGTGCTCGATGCCGGTGAGCACACCCGCCTGCAGGGGTGGGGTCATCGTGCGGTGTTGACCCAGCCGGTGACGGGGGTGTCGATCCCGGAGTTGTTCATTGCGCAGGTGGTGCGCGCTCCTGAGGCGGTGGCGCTGGTCTGCGGTGAGGTTTCGTTGACCTATCGCGAGCTTGAAGCCGCGTCGAACCGGTTGGCACATGTGTTGGTCGGTCAGGGCGTGGGTCCCGGTGATTGTGTGGCGCTGCTGGTGTCGCGGTCCGCTGAGGCGGTCGTGGCGATTTTGGCGGTGCTCAAGACCGGGGCGGCGTATATGCCGATCGATCCGGCGTATCCGGATGCGCGGATCGAGTTCATGGTGGCCGATGCCGCGCCGATGGTGGCGATCACAAGTAGCGGGCTGGCCGAGCGGCTGCACGGTCACGATGTGTTGGTCATCGATGTCGACGATCCCGCTGTTGACACCCAGCCCAGCACCGCGCTGCCGGGGCCGGCTGCTGACGACATCGCCCACATCATCTACACCTCGGGCACCACCGGTGTGCCCAAGGGCGTGGCGGTCACCCACCGCAACGTGACCCGGCTGTTCGACTCGCTTGATGTCGGTGTGGAGTTGGCGCCGGGGCAGGTGTGGACGCAGTGCCATTCGTATGCGTTCGACTACTCGGTGTGGGAGATGTGGGGTGCGTTGCTGTTCGGTGGGCGGCTGGTGGTGGTGCCCGACGAGGTGCTGCGTTCGCCGCAGGACTTGCAGGCGTTGCTGCTCGGCGAGCAGGTCACGGTGTTGAGCCGGACCCCGTCGGCGGTGGGGGTGCTTTCCCCGCAGGGGTTGGAGTCGACGGCGTTGATGGTGGCCGCGGAGCCGTGCCCGGCTGAGGTGGTGGATCGGTGGGCCCCGGGACGGGTGATGATCAACGGCTACGGGCCGACCGAGACCACGGTGTATGCGACGATCAGCGCGCCGCTGGCCGCCGGGTCAGGAGACGTGCCGATCGGCGCCCCGGTGCCCGGGGCGGCGTTGTTTGTGCTGGATCAGTGGTTGCGCCCGGTCGCCCCAGGGGTGGTCGGTGAGTTGTATGTGGCCGGGCGCGGCGTGGCCGTGGGGTATGTGCGCCGCGGCGGGCTGACCGCGTCGCGGTTTGTGGCCTGCCCGTTCGCGGATGCAGGAGCACCAGGACAACGGATGTATCGCACCGGGGATCTGGTCTTCTGGGGTGCTGATGGGCAGCTGCGGTATCTGGGCCGTGCCGATGAGCAGGTCAAGATCCGCGGGTATCGCATCGAACTCGGCGAGGTTCAGGCGGCGTTGAGTGCGGTGGATGGTGTGGAGCAGGCGGTGGTGCTTGCCCGCGAGGACCGTCCCGGCGATAAGCGCCTGGTGGGCTATCTCACCGGCACCGCAGACCCGGTAACCGTGCGCGCGACGCTCGCCCAGCGGCTGCCGGCCTATATGGTGCCGGCCGTGATAGTGGTGTTGGAGGCGTTGCCGTTGACGGTCAACGGCAAACTCGACACCCGCGCCTTGCCGGCACCGGAGTACACCGCTGGTGAGTACCGCGCCCCGGCCACTGCTGTCGAGGAGGTCTTGGCCGGCATCTACGCCGAGGTACTCGGACTCGAGCGCGTCGGGGTCGACGACTCGTTCTTCGATCTGGGTGGCGATTCGCTGTTGGCGATGCGTCTGATCGCCGCGATCAATTCCAGCTTGAACACCCGCCTTGCGGTGCGCACCCTGTTCCAGGCGCCGTCGGTGCGCAGCCTGAGCCAGCAGTTGGGCGCAGAGGGCAGCGAGGCCGAAGTAGTCCCGGTCGAGGTCCTCAAGGACGGTACCGGTACTCCGCTGTTCTGCATCCACCCCGGCGGTGGGGTGAGCTGGTCGTATCAAGCCCTCGGTAATTACTTGGACTGCCCGATCATCGGAATTCAACGAGTCCCGCAGGGCGAGGAAACCGAACCCCAGTCAATTCGGGAGATGGCAGAAAACTACGCCGACAGAATCCAGGAGACCTATCCCAGCGGCCCCTACAACCTCCTCGGTTGGTCCTTCGGAGGCACCGTCGCCCACGAACTCGCCGTCGAACTTCAACGACGCGGAAGCGCGATCGGAAGCCTCATCCTGCTCGACGCCCAACCCAGCAGCGACCAGAGCATCACCCCGGATCTGGTCGAGAATCAAGTGTTGGCAGAAGTCTTGCGGTTCTACCGTGCAGAAGTTCCAGAACAGGATGAGCCACTTACCTACGATCAGATAGAAGAACTAGTTCGGGAACGCGGAGCCACAGAATTTCCTCATTACAAGCAGTATCTAGATTGGATCATCCACAGCATCACCAGCAGCATGGCGTTGCACCGAGCTCACGAACCCCGTGTTTTCGATGGCGATATGACCATATTCACTGCTGTCGGGGAGGAGAATGATCCCAATTCGTCGCCGCCCCAAAATTGGCAGCCCTATGTAGTTGGTGAAATTACAGAGTACTCAATCGACTGCTTACATAAAGACATGTTGACGATCGAATCGGTCAGCCTGTATGGCGAACAGCTCAAACTCTTGCTGGAACCCTGATTAGGAACCTTGACTACATGGACAGGACAAGCCGCGACATTGTGAGCATGCCCCGTGGCGGGCCGGACGCCTCCTGGCTGGACCGGCGGTTGGAGACCGACCGGTTGGAATATCTTGACCGCGACGACGTCGACGATCTTAAGCGCAAGGTCGTCGACGCGCTCGATCGCAGCCAAAGCCGACGGTATTTCGGTGCCTACGAGCGATTTGCTCGGATGGCGCTTGATGAGGTGGCCGATATCCCCTCCCCGAAAATCCTCGAACTCGGGTCCGGCTTCGGCGGGCTGTCGCGCAAGCTGCTGGAGGGTCACCCTACGGCTCAGGTAACGGTGACCGACATCGACCCCGCGTTTGTGGCCGAGGTCGCGGCCGGCGACCTCGGCACTCACCCACGCGCCACGGTGCGGGAGATGGACGCCACTGCAATCGACGCCCCGGACGGGTATTACGACCTCGCGGTATTTGCGATGTCGTTTCATCACCTGCCGCCTGAACTCGCCGCCCGAGTGTTCGCCGAAGGGACCCGTGCAGCGAACAAGCTGCTAATCATCGACGCCCGCAGGCCGCCGGCGCCTCTTCATGTCTTGGCGTTGGCGGTGGCGCTGCCGTTCACTCGGCTGGTCCCGCTGGTACACGATGGGTTCATCAGTTCGCTACGCACGTATAGCCGGTCGGCCTTGCGTGCGCTTGCCCGTCATGCCGACCCGGCGATCACCGTCGAATTCCGCACCCGACGGTTTGTCCCAATGGCGGCGGTTGCCGCTCGCGCACGGCAAACTGACGATCAGCCTAGTGGTAATGAACCGTAATCCAGTTGAACATGCGTAAGTCTCGGGCGGGGTTGCAGGTGGCCGCGGCGCCGTGCGGCGTCCTCCCGGCACTTGTGAGTAGATGCGCCAAGCCCCGGTTACAGGGATGCGGCCGCCGTCGTCCTGCAACTCCAAAATCATAGCCCGCCATTTGCATGCAGGCGGCCAGCGGTGACCGGCGGCGAGTATGGCGCATCGCGAGGGAACCATCCCTGCCGCTCAGCCGCGCTCAGCAGCAAGGAGTGAGACCCTACCGGCCATCCGCGTACAGGGCCTGTGATTGTCGCTGCGACGAGACACGCCGCGGTTGGGGTCTACACCGTACGAGCCAGACGGTCCGCGAGCAACCCGGCGAACTTTGCCGGATCGTCTGGCACATCACCTTCCGCCAGAAGGGCTGTGCCGTAAAGCAATTCGGCTGTTTCGACCAGCTGGCTCATGTGGGCATCGTCACCGCCCGCCTTATGCGCCTGTTGCAGGCCGATGACAAGTTGATGCTTCGGGTTTAGTTCCAGAATCCGTTTTCCGACGGGGACCGTCTGTCCCGAAGCCCGATACATGCGCGCGAGCGCCGGCGTGACCCCGAAGGTGGGTGTTATCAGGCAGGCCGGCGACTCGGTCAGCCGACCAGATAACCGCACTTCCGCGACATGCTCACTCAAGGTCTCCTTCAACCAGGTCAACAAGTGGGCGAAATCCCGCTCCTGTTCTTGACGCTCGGACTCGTGCGCCGCTTTCTCGTCCTCAGAGTCGAGATCCACTTCGCCCTTTGCGACCGATTGCAGCGGTTTGCCGTCGAACTCCGGCACCGAACCCACCCAGATCTCGTCGACCGGATCGGTGAGCAGTAGTACTTCGTAGCCCTTGGCCTTGAACGCCTCGAGATGAGGTGACTTGAGTAGTTGGTCACGCGATTGTCC contains:
- a CDS encoding class I SAM-dependent methyltransferase, encoding MDRTSRDIVSMPRGGPDASWLDRRLETDRLEYLDRDDVDDLKRKVVDALDRSQSRRYFGAYERFARMALDEVADIPSPKILELGSGFGGLSRKLLEGHPTAQVTVTDIDPAFVAEVAAGDLGTHPRATVREMDATAIDAPDGYYDLAVFAMSFHHLPPELAARVFAEGTRAANKLLIIDARRPPAPLHVLALAVALPFTRLVPLVHDGFISSLRTYSRSALRALARHADPAITVEFRTRRFVPMAAVAARARQTDDQPSGNEP